The Thermodesulfatator atlanticus DSM 21156 region CCAACCAAAAAAGAGTTGCAGAAAGTTATTAGCAGAAACAAGCATTAACATTGAAAACGTAAAAAGAGAAATGTAAGCAAAAAAGCGGTAATAACCAGGATCATCTTCCATATAGCCTATTGAATACACATGGATAAGAAAGGAAAGAAACGAAACCATCGCAAGCATCAAAACAGAAAGGGGATCAATCTGAAAACCAACTGCAGCCTTAAAAGTATCAGCGATAACCCAGGAGTAGAGATCAAAATTAGCACGTGCTCCACCTATTACATCTAAAAGTGCTTTAAATGACAATAAAAATGAACCAAATACGGCAATACACGGTAACCAATGGGCCTGTTTCCGAATATACCAACGCCCAAAAAGCAAGGTGATAGTAGCAGCAATCAACGGCAAAAATGGTATCCAGATAACGTATTCCATACGTTTACCCCTTTAATAAGCGGAATTGATCCATATGAACTTCACGAGTTTTCTTAAATAAAAGAACTACTAAAGCCAAACCAATAGCAGCTTCTGCAGCGGCTACGGCTATAACAAAAAACACTAAAACATGGGCTAAAGTGTGCTCTAACATACGTCCAAAAGCAACTAAACTAATATTAACTGCATTGAGCATTATCTCAACGCACATCAACATAATAATCACATTACGCCTGATGATAAATCCAAGAGCTCCCATACTAAAAAGGACAACCGTAAGAAAAATAAACCAGGAAAGTGGTATCATAGCTCCTCCTCTTTCATTCTAATTCTCCTCGTGAGCACAACCGCTCCCAAAACAGCAACTAATAAAAGAACACCTACAACTTCAAAGGAAAGAATATGCTCCGTAAACAAAGATTTTCCAAGAATCTTTGCATGGCCTTCAAGAAGTATCTGCTTGGGAGTCATATCTCCAACGGGAGGAGGCATACGAAAATCAGAAATAGCTTTAACTATAAGGATAATCAAAGCCAAACAAACAAGTATTGCTTGCGGCCAAAAATCCATAAAGTTCTTAACTTTTAATTCCGTCCTTAAATTAATCATATAAACAACAAATAAGAAGAGAACTAATACTGCCCCAGCGTAGACAATAACCTGAACCGCAGCAAGAAATTCTGCATCTAGAGTGATAAAAAGAACCGCCTGGTGAAAAAACATCACTAACATCCAGAGGACTGCGTGTACAGCATTACGATTAGTAATCACTAATATGGCCGTAACAATTAGCACAATTGATAGATAAAGAAAAACTAACTTTGATAATAATGCTTCCATTTAAATGCCCTCCGCCTTTCTTTTTGGCCCTGGTAAGAGCTTTTCTGGTACACCACGAGGCTTCCAGAAAGGATTAAAGTACGGCCGCTTTTGGGTTACGATAAATTCATCCCAATTCTGTAGAAGCTTTTCTTTTGTAAAATAAAGCTCTTCGCGACTAAAACCCGAATACTCATAAAATTCAGTAAGTACCAAAGCATTTACAGGACAAACTTCAACACAGTATGCGCAAAAAACACATCTTAAGGCATCGATATCATAACGTTTCACAATACGCTTTTTTGTATTAGGATCTCTCTCTGTCTCAATAAAAATACATCTCGAAGGACATACTTGAGCACATCGATAGCATCCAACACAGCGATCTATACCCGTTTTTGGATCACGAACTAAAGCATGCCTTCCGCGAAAACCAGGAGCGAGTTCTTTCTTAACCTCTGGATACTGAATAGTTACAGGTTTAGCAAAAAGCTTACGAAATGTAAGCGAAAGACCCTTCATTATTTCTGTAAGAAACACTGTCTTAAGAAGACCCATGGCTCCTCCGTTCAAAGCATCATTTAGAACAGTATCTTTATAAACCCTGTAATAACGATATTGAGAAGGGCAAGAGGAATTAAAACCTTCCAACCTAATCCCATTAACTGGTCATAACGATAACGAGGTAAAGTGGCTCTGATCCAGATATAAAAGAAGATTAAAAAGTAAACTTTCACTAAAAACCAAAAGAAAGGAATACCTGGAATCTCAAATGGACCATACCAGCCACCGAGATAGCAAACTACAGCTAAGATAGACATAACAATCATTCCGAAATATTCGGCAAGATAGAAAAGCGCAAATCTCATAGCACTATATTCCACAAAGTAACCAGCAACTAACTCGGTCTCGGCTTCGGGCAAATCAAAAGGAGTACGGTTTGTTTCAGCAACAGCTGCAATCATGAAAACAAAGAAGCCGATAATTTGTGGAATAGCATAAATTTTAAAGGGGCTTGCTATTTGGGCCTTGACGATTTCAACAAGATTCATGGAGCCGGCAAGCATCATTACACCTACCAAAGAAAGGGCCATGGCTATTTCGTAACTCACCACCTGGGCACCAGCTCTCAAGCCGCCCAAGAAGGCGTAACGGGAGTTAGAGGCCCAACCGGCCAGGATAACACCAAAAGATGAAAGTGAGCTCATGGCCAACACAACCAATAACGAAGCGTTAACATTGGTAACTACAAAGTTTTCCCAGATAGGTAGGACAGCGAGACTTGTTGCTCCTGCTACCAGACTGATAAAAGGAGCAACCATAAACACCGCACGGCTATCTACACAACTAGGCGTAATGTCTTCTTTACCTAATAATTTCAAGACGTCAGCAATGGGCTGCAGAAGCCCTCGTGGCCCTACACGATTGGGGCCTATTCGCTGCTGCATGCGGCCTATGATCTTTCGTTCAGCATAAGTAGCATAGGCCACATGCAAAAGGGCAACTACTACTATCACCAAACTCTTGAAAAGAGAAATGCCCAAATACTTCAACAAAAAGTGGTTTGCTGCCTGGTACATTCCTTGTACATCCATAGTTTTTCCCCGCTATCTGTCACATTCTCCTAAAACAATGTCTACAGAACCAATAACCGCAATAATATCTGCCACCATCTGCCCTTTACACAGGGCGGGAATAGCTGAAATGTGTACAAATGAGGGCGCTCTAATCCTCATGCGCCAAGGGTGACCAGAACCATCACTTACAATGTAAAAACCAAGCTCGCCTTTGGGCACTTCGGTAGCTACGTAGACTTCTCCCTCAGGAACAACAGGAACCTCTACCCCTTTGATGAGATATCCCCGCTTAGGATGCGGAGAAGCTTGCGGTTTTTTCAGCTTGCCAAAAGGCATAAACAAACCAGGAGCATCTTCGGCAATTACCGGCTCTCCTTCACACTCTGCGAGTTTATCTAAGCACTGGCGTATAATTTTGTTTGCTTCACGCATCTCTTTCATACGCACCCGGTACCTTGCGTACACATCGCCTTCGTACTCAACAGCCATGTCAAAATCGAGTTCATCATATATGAGATAGGGACAATTCTTGCGAAGGTCGTAGCGTACTCCTGAACCGCGCAAAGAAGG contains the following coding sequences:
- the nuoI gene encoding NADH-quinone oxidoreductase subunit NuoI — encoded protein: MGLLKTVFLTEIMKGLSLTFRKLFAKPVTIQYPEVKKELAPGFRGRHALVRDPKTGIDRCVGCYRCAQVCPSRCIFIETERDPNTKKRIVKRYDIDALRCVFCAYCVEVCPVNALVLTEFYEYSGFSREELYFTKEKLLQNWDEFIVTQKRPYFNPFWKPRGVPEKLLPGPKRKAEGI
- the nuoH gene encoding NADH-quinone oxidoreductase subunit NuoH — encoded protein: MDVQGMYQAANHFLLKYLGISLFKSLVIVVVALLHVAYATYAERKIIGRMQQRIGPNRVGPRGLLQPIADVLKLLGKEDITPSCVDSRAVFMVAPFISLVAGATSLAVLPIWENFVVTNVNASLLVVLAMSSLSSFGVILAGWASNSRYAFLGGLRAGAQVVSYEIAMALSLVGVMMLAGSMNLVEIVKAQIASPFKIYAIPQIIGFFVFMIAAVAETNRTPFDLPEAETELVAGYFVEYSAMRFALFYLAEYFGMIVMSILAVVCYLGGWYGPFEIPGIPFFWFLVKVYFLIFFYIWIRATLPRYRYDQLMGLGWKVLIPLALLNIVITGFIKILF
- the nuoK gene encoding NADH-quinone oxidoreductase subunit NuoK, yielding MIPLSWFIFLTVVLFSMGALGFIIRRNVIIMLMCVEIMLNAVNISLVAFGRMLEHTLAHVLVFFVIAVAAAEAAIGLALVVLLFKKTREVHMDQFRLLKG
- a CDS encoding NADH-quinone oxidoreductase subunit J family protein, giving the protein MEALLSKLVFLYLSIVLIVTAILVITNRNAVHAVLWMLVMFFHQAVLFITLDAEFLAAVQVIVYAGAVLVLFLFVVYMINLRTELKVKNFMDFWPQAILVCLALIILIVKAISDFRMPPPVGDMTPKQILLEGHAKILGKSLFTEHILSFEVVGVLLLVAVLGAVVLTRRIRMKEEEL